A single Xylanimonas cellulosilytica DSM 15894 DNA region contains:
- the ligA gene encoding NAD-dependent DNA ligase LigA, translated as MTTPDLSTAELDEQAAQRRWAELRDLVEADQRAYYEHDSPLVSDAEYDARLHELAALEAAHPALATPESPTQRVGGAAASGFTTVEHVERMLSLDNVFSVDELRDWDARVARDLGAGDVGYLAEVKIDGLAIALLYEHGRLTRAATRGDGRTGEDVTVNALRIADVPQQLDGEGHPALVEVRGEIFIPTASFTRLNELQEELRARVVEDTRARQGARFDEEKARLAALRRFPTFANPRNAAAGGLRQQLDKKDGLERDAGLARIESLRLYVHGIGALQWEAGEHAELGRQSDAYSYFATWGLPVSPHNRVVNGIDAVIEMIEHFGAHRHDIEHELDGIVVKVDALPDQQRLGATSRAPRWAIAYKYPPEEVNTRLLAIQVGVGRTGRATPYAVMEPVLVAGSTVRQATLHNQDVVRAKGVRVGDVVVLRKAGDVIPEILGPVPAAADDGFPRHDFVMPAQCPECGTPLRPMKEGDVDLRCPNARSCPAQVRGRVEHIGSRGGLDVEGLGEVAAAALTQPLEPADPPLDTEAGLFSLTIEELLPIRVVVRDPETGLPRPYDGVGESAELPTADGATFTAKVVRPFQRLVERTYPPGTETMTPAERRKAGIRKDHPVYGPAKSAQVLLDELDRAKTKDLWRQLVSLNIRHVGPVAARALADWFGSLDAIRAASSEELAAVEGVGPVIGAELQAWFDVDWHVDIVDSWTRAGVRFATPGHPGPEAMAAQAAAGAAPQGPLAGLTVVVTGSLDGFTRDGAKEAIIAAGGKSAGSVSKKTDYVVVGENAGSKAAKAEELGLPVLDEAGFVALLDGGPAALGADGGGDGDAADDQG; from the coding sequence ATGACGACGCCGGACCTCTCGACCGCGGAGCTCGACGAGCAGGCCGCGCAGCGCCGCTGGGCGGAGCTGCGTGACCTCGTCGAGGCGGACCAGCGCGCGTACTACGAGCATGACTCGCCGCTGGTCTCCGACGCCGAGTACGACGCGCGGTTGCACGAGCTCGCCGCGCTGGAGGCGGCCCACCCCGCGCTGGCGACCCCCGAGTCGCCGACGCAGCGCGTGGGCGGAGCCGCGGCTTCGGGGTTCACGACCGTCGAGCACGTGGAGCGGATGCTCTCGCTCGACAACGTGTTCTCGGTCGACGAGCTGCGCGACTGGGACGCGCGCGTCGCCCGCGACCTGGGCGCCGGGGACGTCGGCTACCTCGCCGAGGTGAAGATCGACGGCCTGGCCATCGCCCTGCTCTACGAGCACGGCCGACTGACCCGCGCCGCCACGCGCGGGGACGGCCGCACGGGCGAGGACGTCACGGTCAACGCCCTGCGGATCGCGGACGTCCCCCAGCAGCTCGACGGCGAGGGCCACCCGGCGCTCGTCGAGGTGCGTGGCGAGATCTTCATCCCGACGGCGTCGTTCACGCGGCTCAACGAGCTCCAGGAGGAGCTGCGCGCCCGGGTCGTGGAGGACACGCGGGCCCGGCAGGGCGCCCGCTTCGACGAGGAGAAGGCGCGGCTCGCGGCGCTGCGCCGCTTCCCGACGTTCGCCAACCCCCGCAACGCGGCCGCGGGCGGCCTGCGCCAGCAGCTCGACAAGAAGGACGGCCTCGAGCGGGACGCGGGGCTGGCACGCATCGAGTCGCTGCGCCTGTACGTCCACGGCATCGGCGCCCTGCAGTGGGAGGCGGGGGAGCACGCCGAGCTCGGCCGCCAGTCGGACGCGTACTCCTACTTCGCCACCTGGGGTCTGCCCGTCTCGCCCCACAACCGGGTCGTGAACGGCATCGACGCCGTGATCGAGATGATCGAGCACTTCGGCGCCCACCGGCACGACATCGAGCACGAGCTCGACGGCATCGTCGTCAAGGTGGACGCCCTGCCCGACCAGCAGCGCCTCGGCGCGACCAGCCGTGCCCCACGCTGGGCCATCGCCTACAAGTACCCGCCCGAGGAGGTCAACACCCGCCTGCTCGCGATCCAGGTGGGCGTGGGGCGCACCGGCCGGGCCACCCCGTACGCGGTGATGGAGCCGGTGCTCGTCGCGGGCTCCACCGTGCGGCAGGCCACGCTGCACAACCAGGACGTCGTCCGTGCCAAGGGCGTGCGGGTCGGCGACGTCGTCGTGCTGCGCAAGGCGGGCGACGTCATCCCCGAGATCCTCGGCCCCGTCCCCGCCGCCGCCGACGACGGCTTCCCCCGCCACGACTTCGTCATGCCCGCGCAGTGCCCCGAGTGCGGCACGCCCCTGCGGCCCATGAAGGAGGGCGACGTCGACCTGCGCTGCCCCAACGCCCGCTCCTGCCCCGCCCAGGTGCGCGGGCGCGTGGAGCACATCGGCTCGCGCGGCGGGCTCGATGTCGAGGGCCTCGGCGAGGTCGCCGCCGCCGCGCTCACCCAGCCGCTCGAACCGGCAGACCCGCCGCTCGACACCGAGGCGGGTCTCTTCAGCCTCACGATCGAGGAGCTGCTGCCCATCCGCGTCGTCGTCCGCGACCCCGAGACCGGCCTGCCGCGCCCGTACGACGGCGTGGGGGAGTCCGCCGAGCTGCCCACCGCCGACGGCGCCACCTTCACCGCCAAGGTGGTGCGCCCGTTCCAACGGCTCGTCGAGCGCACCTACCCGCCCGGCACCGAGACGATGACCCCCGCCGAGCGCCGCAAGGCCGGCATCCGCAAGGATCACCCCGTCTACGGCCCCGCCAAGTCCGCGCAGGTGCTCCTCGACGAGCTCGACCGGGCCAAGACCAAGGACCTGTGGCGTCAGCTCGTCTCCCTCAACATCCGGCACGTCGGCCCCGTGGCGGCCCGGGCGCTCGCGGACTGGTTCGGGTCGCTCGACGCCATCCGTGCGGCCTCGTCGGAGGAGCTGGCCGCCGTGGAGGGCGTCGGCCCGGTCATCGGCGCCGAGCTCCAGGCCTGGTTCGACGTCGACTGGCACGTCGACATCGTCGACTCCTGGACCCGTGCCGGTGTCCGGTTCGCCACGCCGGGCCACCCGGGCCCGGAGGCGATGGCCGCGCAGGCCGCCGCGGGCGCCGCACCGCAGGGCCCGCTCGCCGGCCTCACCGTCGTCGTCACCGGGTCGCTCGACGGCTTCACGCGCGACGGCGCCAAGGAGGCGATCATCGCCGCGGGCGGGAAGTCCGCGGGCTCGGTGAGCAAGAAGACGGACTACGTCGTCGTCGGGGAGAACGCGGGCTCGAAGGCCGCCAAGGCCGAGGAGCTCGGGCTGCCGGTGCTCGACGAGGCGGGGTTCGTGGCACTCCTCGACGGTGGGCCGGCAGCGCTCGGCGCGGACGGCGGAGGTGACGGTGACGCGGCGGACGACCAGGGGTGA